From Bacillus pumilus, one genomic window encodes:
- a CDS encoding methyl-accepting chemotaxis protein: MSAKLKHVIQAVQNSIENVAASSEELTASAGQTTQATEHITSSIEQFSNSTEHQNDMIEKSSVQLNEMDRSLSHMVDTTSHMMESSIDSSKTAQAGGELVQKTAGQMQTIEQAVKEAELVIQGLEQKSKDITNILGVINGIADQTNLLALNAAIEAARAGEAGRGFSVVAEEVRKLAEQSGSSSKEIESLTNEIVEEIEKSQKMFKQVAGEVQAGLNITDETKVSFEKITDKTSEMTEQMKQMNGTAKELSHGSNDISHAVNQIKELSRESSAGFQDIAASAEEQLASMEEISSSSATLSQMAEELRELIKQFKM, translated from the coding sequence ATGTCAGCAAAGCTGAAACACGTCATTCAAGCTGTTCAGAATTCCATTGAAAATGTGGCCGCCTCTTCTGAAGAATTAACAGCAAGTGCAGGACAGACCACCCAAGCGACTGAGCATATCACATCGTCTATTGAACAGTTCTCAAACAGCACTGAACACCAAAATGATATGATCGAAAAAAGCTCAGTCCAGTTGAACGAAATGGATCGCAGCTTATCCCATATGGTCGATACGACCTCACATATGATGGAATCGTCGATTGATTCGAGCAAAACGGCTCAGGCTGGTGGAGAACTCGTTCAAAAAACAGCAGGTCAAATGCAAACCATCGAGCAGGCAGTGAAAGAAGCAGAGCTTGTTATTCAAGGCTTAGAGCAGAAATCAAAGGATATTACTAACATTCTGGGTGTCATTAACGGCATTGCTGACCAGACCAATCTCCTTGCTTTAAATGCTGCGATAGAAGCCGCTCGGGCAGGAGAAGCAGGCAGAGGTTTCTCTGTTGTTGCAGAAGAAGTTCGTAAGCTGGCAGAGCAATCAGGAAGCTCTTCAAAGGAAATTGAAAGCCTGACGAACGAGATTGTGGAGGAAATTGAAAAGTCACAGAAAATGTTTAAACAAGTAGCAGGTGAAGTACAAGCTGGATTAAACATTACAGATGAAACGAAAGTCAGCTTTGAGAAAATCACCGATAAAACATCAGAAATGACAGAACAAATGAAACAAATGAACGGAACCGCCAAAGAACTCTCGCATGGCTCAAATGATATTTCACATGCGGTGAATCAAATCAAAGAGCTTTCAAGAGAAAGTTCCGCAGGCTTCCAAGATATCGCAGCATCCGCAGAAGAACAGCTGGCATCTATGGAAGAGATCAGCTCATCCTCTGCCACGTTATCTCAGATGGCAGAAGAGCTAAGAGAGCTCATTAAACAATTTAAAATGTAA
- a CDS encoding methyl-accepting chemotaxis protein, translated as MIDSLRTLIGAVQTSVENVASSSEELTASAGQTSKATEHITLAIEQFSNGNESQNDKVESSSDELEEMNRGLQHMNESAESITASSIKSTDIAGEGGQLVEKTASQMNVIDQSVKKAENVISALESKSKDITQILGVINGIADQTNLLALNAAIEAARAGESGRGFSVVAEEVRKLAVQSANSAKEIENLIKEIVQDIDVSQEVFTAVNREVQSGLSFTEQTRASFHNIFEMTKEISDQLQTMNQTVIQLSNGSAHVSEAVREIADVSRESSANIQDIAASAEEQLASMEEISSSSATLSSMAEELRDLISKFKVE; from the coding sequence ATGATTGACTCATTAAGAACCCTCATTGGTGCCGTCCAAACTTCAGTCGAAAATGTCGCTTCTTCATCAGAAGAACTGACCGCCAGCGCAGGTCAAACAAGTAAAGCAACAGAGCATATTACACTAGCCATTGAACAATTCTCCAATGGAAATGAAAGTCAAAATGACAAAGTCGAATCCAGCTCAGACGAGTTAGAAGAAATGAACCGAGGCCTTCAGCACATGAATGAGTCGGCTGAATCCATTACTGCTTCATCGATCAAATCAACAGATATCGCAGGGGAAGGCGGACAGCTTGTGGAAAAAACCGCTTCTCAAATGAATGTCATTGATCAATCCGTGAAAAAAGCAGAGAATGTCATCAGCGCTCTTGAAAGTAAATCAAAAGACATTACACAAATTCTAGGTGTCATCAATGGAATCGCTGACCAAACGAATTTACTTGCGCTAAATGCAGCAATCGAAGCAGCAAGAGCTGGGGAATCTGGCAGAGGCTTCTCTGTTGTAGCAGAAGAAGTAAGAAAACTGGCTGTTCAATCAGCCAATTCGGCGAAAGAAATCGAGAATTTGATTAAAGAGATCGTTCAAGACATCGATGTATCACAGGAAGTATTCACTGCGGTGAATCGAGAAGTTCAATCAGGCTTAAGCTTCACTGAACAAACAAGAGCCAGCTTCCATAATATTTTCGAAATGACAAAAGAAATTTCTGACCAGCTTCAAACGATGAATCAAACGGTTATCCAGCTTTCAAATGGCTCTGCCCATGTGTCAGAGGCTGTCCGTGAGATTGCAGACGTCTCACGTGAAAGCTCCGCAAACATTCAAGACATAGCGGCTTCAGCGGAAGAACAGCTGGCATCAATGGAAGAAATCAGCTCATCCTCTGCTACGCTCTCATCAATGGCAGAAGAATTGCGTGATTTGATCAGCAAATTTAAAGTCGAATAG
- a CDS encoding methyl-accepting chemotaxis protein, translating to MSESLRDVIRAVQQSVDNVASASEELTASASQTSQATEHITMSIEQFSNGNEAQNEKVESSTNKLVAMNEGLQDMSHTSSEVAAVSLQSTEAAGQGGRIVESTASQMKHIDTSVQEAEQVMKQLEYKSKDITSILNVINGIADQTNLLALNAAIEAARAGESGRGFSVVAEEVRKLAVQSADSAKEIEKLIQEIVLEIAKSQDMFKTVNREVHAGLGMTEEAKESFQNIYEAAEGMSKKLTQLNDTAIDLSSGSKLVSQAMQEMRQVSRESAANIQDIAASAEEQLASMEEISSSSVTLANMAEELKELTSQFKID from the coding sequence ATGAGTGAATCCCTCCGTGACGTCATTCGAGCGGTACAGCAATCTGTCGACAATGTGGCTTCCGCTTCCGAGGAGCTGACGGCAAGTGCCAGCCAAACAAGTCAAGCAACCGAGCATATCACGATGTCGATTGAACAATTTTCAAATGGAAATGAAGCACAAAACGAGAAAGTCGAATCTAGTACGAATAAGCTTGTGGCAATGAATGAAGGATTACAAGACATGTCACATACGTCATCAGAAGTGGCTGCTGTCTCACTTCAATCGACAGAGGCGGCTGGTCAAGGCGGCCGAATTGTTGAAAGCACAGCGAGCCAAATGAAACATATTGATACATCTGTACAAGAAGCAGAACAAGTCATGAAACAATTAGAATACAAGTCTAAAGATATTACGAGCATTTTAAATGTTATTAACGGCATTGCAGATCAAACGAATTTACTTGCGCTAAATGCAGCCATCGAAGCAGCAAGAGCAGGTGAATCAGGACGCGGCTTCTCCGTCGTTGCAGAAGAAGTGAGAAAACTAGCTGTCCAATCCGCAGATTCAGCGAAAGAAATTGAAAAGCTCATTCAAGAAATTGTGTTAGAAATTGCTAAATCTCAAGATATGTTCAAAACGGTCAATCGAGAAGTACATGCAGGACTCGGTATGACAGAAGAAGCAAAAGAAAGCTTCCAGAACATTTATGAGGCGGCAGAAGGAATGTCGAAAAAACTGACTCAATTAAACGATACAGCGATTGATCTATCGAGCGGTTCAAAGCTTGTCTCACAAGCTATGCAGGAGATGCGCCAAGTCTCTAGAGAAAGTGCGGCAAACATTCAGGACATTGCGGCTTCTGCTGAAGAGCAGCTGGCCTCTATGGAAGAAATCTCATCTTCTTCTGTGACACTTGCTAACATGGCAGAGGAACTAAAAGAGCTCACAAGTCAATTTAAAATTGATTAA
- a CDS encoding protein-glutamine gamma-glutamyltransferase has translation MIILSGKPVTNEQLASFQLEGQKRIILMQLQASNDTFRYRQASDLLFEVTLRSNIMNAARDLHKSGASFAIFQKSRANDAFWRVSEAGALELRYQVEPSRGIKDIFENGSQYAFECATAIVIVFYMGVLQTVGDEKFNRRLRSLTLYDWHYDTLSIYTERGNDFIYGDCLYFENPEFSYQQSQWRGENVIYLGEDQYYGHGLGILTAAEIIDKLNKRRRPGAVQSAYLLPQTTRMDVIYLRQMFGS, from the coding sequence ATGATTATCCTTTCAGGAAAGCCAGTGACAAATGAGCAGCTGGCTTCATTTCAGCTAGAGGGACAAAAGCGGATCATTTTGATGCAGTTACAAGCCTCAAATGATACGTTCCGCTACAGGCAAGCATCTGATTTGTTATTTGAGGTCACATTGAGATCGAACATTATGAATGCTGCAAGAGATTTGCATAAAAGTGGTGCCTCATTTGCCATCTTCCAAAAATCTCGTGCAAATGATGCCTTTTGGCGTGTATCGGAAGCAGGAGCACTAGAGCTGCGCTATCAAGTGGAACCATCTAGAGGAATTAAAGACATTTTTGAAAACGGCTCACAATATGCATTTGAATGTGCCACCGCCATTGTCATCGTGTTTTATATGGGGGTCTTGCAAACGGTAGGAGACGAGAAGTTTAACCGAAGGCTTCGCAGCTTAACCCTGTATGACTGGCATTATGATACATTGTCGATTTATACAGAACGCGGGAATGACTTTATCTATGGGGATTGCTTATATTTTGAAAATCCAGAGTTTAGCTATCAGCAGTCACAGTGGCGCGGGGAAAATGTGATTTACTTAGGAGAAGATCAATATTACGGACATGGACTTGGGATTTTAACAGCGGCAGAAATTATCGACAAATTGAATAAGAGAAGGCGGCCAGGTGCTGTTCAATCTGCTTATCTATTGCCGCAGACCACCCGGATGGATGTGATTTATCTCAGGCAAATGTTTGGCAGCTAA
- a CDS encoding nitronate monooxygenase, producing the protein MGDITKLLQIKYGIIQAPMAGGAVTSQLAAAVSQYGGLGSLASGYVQPDNLRQQIRQVKQLTTRLFQVNVFVPEPIPEVKKEDVVFWEKRLPARPAADRLPSQEELWDDFEQKINIIQEEDVPVVSFTFACPNEQTIHRLKQKGVFLIGTATTKEEALLLEEKGMDAIVLQGSEAGGHRGTFLPAKGDALVGLFSLISDVKPLCHVPLIAAGGITERAGVKAALALGADAVQIGTRFLASQESAAADVYKKAILQAESSETKITRLFSGKRARGIVNQWMEEERQNEDRVLPYPVQHVWTTPMRKAAAAAGNPDQMALWAGQGVSRIHSILTVEEIMHELTHI; encoded by the coding sequence ATGGGAGATATCACGAAATTACTGCAAATCAAATATGGAATTATTCAAGCGCCAATGGCAGGAGGAGCCGTGACATCGCAGCTGGCAGCCGCTGTTTCACAGTACGGGGGACTTGGCAGTTTGGCAAGTGGATATGTGCAGCCTGACAATTTGAGGCAGCAGATCAGACAGGTCAAACAGCTGACAACTCGCCTGTTTCAGGTCAATGTATTTGTACCAGAGCCAATTCCTGAAGTCAAAAAAGAGGATGTGGTATTTTGGGAGAAGAGACTGCCTGCACGACCAGCCGCTGATAGGCTGCCGAGCCAAGAGGAATTGTGGGATGATTTTGAACAGAAAATCAACATTATTCAGGAAGAAGACGTACCAGTCGTTTCCTTTACCTTCGCTTGTCCAAATGAACAAACGATTCATCGCTTAAAACAAAAGGGGGTCTTTTTAATTGGAACCGCCACAACAAAAGAGGAAGCACTGCTTTTAGAGGAAAAAGGGATGGATGCCATTGTTCTGCAAGGAAGTGAAGCAGGGGGTCACCGAGGTACCTTTTTACCTGCAAAAGGAGATGCCCTGGTGGGACTCTTTAGTCTGATCTCTGACGTCAAGCCGCTCTGTCATGTGCCATTGATCGCCGCAGGCGGGATCACAGAACGAGCAGGTGTGAAAGCCGCTCTAGCGCTTGGAGCGGATGCGGTTCAAATCGGCACACGATTTTTAGCCAGCCAGGAAAGTGCTGCGGCAGACGTATACAAAAAGGCGATTTTACAGGCAGAAAGCAGTGAAACAAAGATCACGAGGCTTTTTTCTGGGAAAAGAGCAAGAGGTATTGTGAATCAGTGGATGGAGGAAGAAAGACAGAATGAAGATAGGGTTCTTCCTTATCCGGTTCAGCATGTATGGACGACACCGATGCGAAAAGCAGCCGCGGCTGCAGGAAACCCTGATCAAATGGCTCTTTGGGCAGGACAGGGCGTTAGCCGTATTCACTCGATTTTAACCGTTGAGGAGATCATGCATGAACTGACGCACATATAA
- a CDS encoding secondary thiamine-phosphate synthase enzyme YjbQ, with protein MKKINVQTDRRDEMIDVTNEIHQYVKETGIQNGTVIVYCPHTTAGMTINENADPDVKRDMLRRLDEVFPWEHPKDRHMEGNTAAHMKASYMGATQHVLINHGDLVLGTWQGIYFCEFDGPRHRHFYIQVSSNE; from the coding sequence ATGAAAAAAATCAATGTACAAACAGACAGACGCGATGAGATGATCGACGTGACGAACGAGATCCATCAATATGTCAAGGAAACAGGTATTCAAAACGGAACCGTCATTGTCTACTGTCCTCATACGACAGCAGGGATGACCATTAATGAAAATGCGGACCCAGATGTGAAACGAGATATGCTCCGCCGGCTTGACGAAGTCTTTCCATGGGAACATCCGAAGGACCGCCATATGGAAGGAAATACAGCCGCACATATGAAAGCGAGCTATATGGGTGCTACGCAGCATGTTCTCATCAATCATGGTGATCTTGTACTTGGCACGTGGCAGGGAATCTATTTCTGTGAGTTTGACGGGCCGAGACATCGCCATTTTTATATACAGGTGTCTTCAAACGAATAA
- a CDS encoding hemolysin family protein — protein sequence MYILNIFLVILLIAATAFFVVTEFAIVKIRGSKINQLIESGDKRAIHVQKLISNLDEYLSACQLGITITALGLGWLGEPTVEHFLHPLFEELGLHSALTDILSFIIAFVIITFLHVVVGELAPKTIAIQKAEAVSLVTAKPLIFFYKVMYPFIKALNGAARGIVKLFGFHSVKEHEVAISEEELRLILSESYEKGEINQSEYKYVNKIFEFDNRVAREIMIPRTEISAIEVEQTLEDMTHYMLNERYTRYPVIKEDKDHVIGVINSKDVFKASFLNQDVTIEDLMRPVIRVIESTPVQELLILMQKERIHMSVLVDEYGGTAGLVTVEDILEEIVGEIRDEYDQDETPHIVKKGDFHYVMDGKALIDEVNDLLDLAIENDDVDTIAGWMMTHKFDFEIGDTIEAEGCEFTIIDAEDHHIRTIEIKKVHFF from the coding sequence TTGTATATTTTAAACATATTTTTAGTCATATTACTCATTGCTGCGACAGCATTTTTTGTTGTCACTGAATTTGCGATTGTGAAAATTAGAGGCTCTAAAATCAATCAGCTGATTGAAAGCGGTGATAAGAGAGCCATCCACGTACAAAAGCTCATATCAAATCTCGACGAATATTTATCCGCCTGTCAACTCGGAATTACCATCACCGCTTTAGGCTTAGGGTGGCTGGGCGAGCCGACGGTGGAGCATTTTCTGCATCCGCTGTTTGAGGAATTAGGGCTTCATTCCGCATTAACCGACATCCTATCGTTTATCATCGCATTTGTGATCATTACGTTTTTACATGTCGTTGTGGGAGAACTGGCGCCTAAAACGATTGCCATTCAAAAGGCAGAGGCCGTCAGCCTTGTGACAGCAAAGCCACTCATCTTTTTCTATAAAGTCATGTACCCGTTTATTAAAGCATTAAATGGGGCGGCACGAGGCATTGTGAAATTATTCGGTTTTCATTCTGTCAAAGAACATGAAGTGGCGATCAGTGAGGAAGAATTGCGTCTCATTTTATCTGAAAGCTATGAGAAGGGTGAAATTAACCAATCTGAGTACAAATATGTGAATAAAATTTTTGAATTTGATAACCGAGTGGCGAGAGAGATCATGATCCCTCGTACAGAAATTTCAGCCATAGAGGTTGAACAGACGCTTGAAGACATGACGCATTATATGCTGAACGAAAGATACACACGCTACCCTGTTATTAAAGAAGACAAAGATCATGTGATTGGTGTCATCAATAGCAAAGATGTGTTTAAGGCGAGCTTCCTGAATCAAGATGTGACGATTGAAGACTTAATGCGTCCGGTGATTCGGGTGATTGAAAGTACTCCTGTTCAAGAATTGCTCATTTTGATGCAAAAGGAACGAATTCATATGTCAGTGCTCGTAGACGAATATGGAGGAACAGCCGGACTTGTCACAGTAGAGGACATTTTAGAAGAAATCGTGGGCGAAATTCGGGATGAATATGATCAAGATGAAACACCTCATATCGTCAAAAAAGGTGACTTCCACTATGTAATGGATGGGAAAGCCTTGATTGATGAAGTAAATGATTTATTGGATTTAGCCATTGAGAATGATGATGTTGATACAATTGCTGGCTGGATGATGACACATAAATTTGATTTTGAGATTGGAGATACGATTGAAGCAGAAGGCTGTGAATTTACCATCATAGATGCAGAAGACCATCATATTCGGACCATTGAAATCAAAAAGGTTCACTTTTTCTAA
- a CDS encoding zinc metallopeptidase: protein MFFYFLTFAALGLSFWAQFKVKNNFEKYSKVEASSMKTGAETARHILDRNGLYDVPVEPVRGTLTDHYDPTQRVVRLSEPVYYGHSISAISVASHEVGHALQHQESYGALVLRHKIFPVVNFASGVAPLLFLGGILLGSLNLIGLGIILFSAAVFFQLVTLPVEFNASSRAKDIIVSEGIIRSSEERGVNKVLNAAALTYVAAALVSLFELLRFVMIFLNGRND, encoded by the coding sequence CTGTTTTTTTATTTTTTAACATTTGCCGCATTGGGATTGTCATTTTGGGCACAATTTAAAGTAAAGAATAATTTTGAAAAGTATTCAAAGGTTGAAGCATCCAGTATGAAAACAGGTGCGGAAACCGCTCGACATATTTTAGATCGCAACGGGTTATATGACGTGCCTGTTGAACCGGTAAGAGGAACTTTGACTGATCATTACGACCCGACGCAGCGTGTGGTTCGCTTATCTGAACCTGTGTACTACGGTCATTCCATATCGGCCATTTCAGTCGCATCACACGAGGTTGGACATGCCTTGCAGCATCAGGAATCCTATGGTGCGCTTGTCTTGAGACATAAGATCTTCCCTGTCGTGAACTTTGCATCTGGTGTTGCCCCGCTTCTTTTCCTTGGAGGAATCTTGCTCGGCAGCCTTAACTTAATCGGGCTTGGGATCATTTTGTTCTCAGCGGCTGTGTTTTTTCAGCTTGTGACATTGCCTGTCGAGTTTAATGCAAGTTCTCGTGCAAAAGATATCATTGTTTCAGAAGGAATCATTAGAAGCAGTGAAGAAAGAGGCGTGAACAAGGTGTTAAATGCTGCAGCTCTTACGTACGTCGCAGCGGCCCTTGTTTCCTTGTTTGAATTGCTCCGTTTTGTAATGATCTTCCTAAATGGCCGTAATGATTAA
- a CDS encoding potassium channel family protein, translated as MKSNRIFIAWLRWPLYLRIAIIICFLLLFFGQLIVLLEPKQYHTIFDGIWWALITVATVGYGDFVPQTMPGQIAGMALILIGASFVTAYFATLAAAVFSKQHHYVEGKVAFKGKGHLIIVGWNEKTNKLLQSFQTIDPAMPIVLIDDSLKEGPLLENVHFIKGHGTEDVTLRKANITGADALMITADQHENEVTADMQSVLTLLAAKGLNPSLYCLIEILTDRYVKNAERAGANQVIHTSDAVNHLMVEHFLLKEQFKVLKKKSHMTLHKHVTIIPVPASLAGETFLTVLHHFLEHHVIIVGVQKKEGPMMNPPFGYELHPEDELISL; from the coding sequence ATGAAATCAAATCGTATCTTTATCGCTTGGCTAAGGTGGCCACTCTATCTTCGAATTGCCATCATCATCTGTTTCTTGCTTCTTTTTTTTGGACAATTAATCGTTTTGCTTGAACCGAAGCAGTATCATACGATCTTTGATGGGATCTGGTGGGCGCTCATTACAGTCGCGACGGTAGGCTATGGTGATTTTGTGCCGCAAACCATGCCTGGACAAATCGCGGGTATGGCTCTGATTTTGATCGGCGCAAGCTTTGTCACAGCTTATTTCGCCACGCTTGCCGCCGCTGTGTTCAGCAAGCAGCACCATTATGTAGAAGGAAAGGTCGCCTTTAAAGGGAAAGGACATCTCATTATCGTCGGCTGGAATGAGAAAACGAACAAACTGCTTCAGTCGTTTCAAACAATTGATCCAGCTATGCCGATTGTGCTGATTGATGACTCCTTGAAGGAAGGGCCACTTTTAGAGAATGTTCATTTTATTAAAGGGCATGGCACCGAAGATGTCACACTTCGCAAAGCCAATATTACCGGTGCAGATGCACTGATGATTACCGCAGATCAGCACGAAAATGAAGTGACAGCTGATATGCAGAGTGTTTTAACATTACTTGCAGCAAAAGGATTAAACCCTTCGCTATACTGTTTAATTGAAATCTTAACAGATCGTTACGTGAAAAATGCCGAGCGTGCTGGAGCCAATCAAGTCATTCATACCTCTGATGCAGTCAATCATTTAATGGTCGAACATTTTCTTCTAAAGGAACAGTTCAAAGTGTTAAAGAAAAAAAGCCATATGACCTTGCATAAACACGTCACCATCATACCGGTTCCAGCTTCGTTAGCCGGAGAAACATTCTTAACAGTGCTCCATCACTTTTTAGAGCATCATGTGATCATTGTCGGTGTACAAAAAAAAGAAGGACCCATGATGAATCCTCCCTTTGGATATGAGCTTCATCCAGAGGATGAACTGATCAGCCTTTAA
- a CDS encoding YugN-like family protein — protein MIHVPSRLPGESFSLYHLEETMKPLGYVINGNWDYDHGYFDYKIDNRDGYTFLRVPFTAEKGQLDQPGVVVKMGDPFLLKHVYQDKLDDHAMVGNVGASFNQFQEPKEKDGDVSKAYTEIGFSLVKELEDALL, from the coding sequence ATGATTCATGTACCATCCAGGCTGCCTGGTGAAAGCTTTTCACTTTACCATTTAGAAGAGACCATGAAGCCGCTCGGTTATGTCATTAATGGCAACTGGGATTATGATCACGGGTACTTTGATTATAAAATTGATAACCGTGATGGCTATACTTTTCTCAGAGTTCCTTTTACAGCCGAAAAAGGCCAGCTGGATCAGCCAGGCGTTGTGGTGAAAATGGGAGATCCATTTCTCTTAAAGCATGTATATCAAGATAAGTTAGATGATCATGCGATGGTTGGAAATGTGGGAGCATCCTTTAATCAATTCCAAGAACCAAAAGAGAAAGATGGAGATGTATCAAAAGCTTATACTGAGATTGGCTTTTCACTCGTCAAGGAATTAGAAGACGCACTGCTTTAA
- a CDS encoding glucose-6-phosphate isomerase: protein MTHIQFDYSKALPFFQEHELTYLKDFVKVAHHNIHEQTGAGNDYLGWVDLPKQYDREEFARIKKSADKIKSDSDVLLVVGIGGSYLGARAAIEFLNHSFYNTLPKGKRKTPQIIFIGNNISSSYLTDVMDLLEDADFSINVISKSGTTTEPAIAFRIFKKLLIEKYGAEEAKKRIYATTDKARGALKTLATEEGYESFIIPDDVGGRYSVLTAVGLLPIAVSGADIDQMMEGAAKASEDFASSELSENAAYQYAVVRNVLYNKGRTIEMLINYEPGLQYFAEWWKQLFGESEGKDEKGIYPSSANFSTDLHSLGQYVQEGRRDLFETIVNVDKPRHELVIEAEEQDLDGLNYLAGKTVDFVNKKAFEGTMLAHTDGKVPNLIVTIPEMDAYTFGYLVYFFEKACAMSGYLLGVNPFDQPGVEAYKVNMFALLGKPGFEEKKAELESRLKQS from the coding sequence ATGACACATATTCAATTTGACTACTCGAAAGCGTTACCTTTCTTTCAAGAACATGAGCTTACATATTTAAAAGATTTTGTGAAGGTGGCCCATCATAATATTCATGAACAAACGGGTGCAGGCAATGATTATTTAGGCTGGGTTGACTTACCGAAGCAATATGATCGCGAAGAATTTGCCCGCATTAAAAAAAGTGCAGATAAAATTAAGTCTGACTCTGATGTCTTGCTTGTTGTCGGAATCGGCGGCTCTTATCTCGGCGCACGTGCGGCGATTGAATTTTTGAACCACTCTTTCTATAACACGCTGCCAAAAGGCAAACGCAAGACGCCGCAAATCATCTTTATTGGAAACAACATCAGTTCTTCTTATTTAACAGATGTGATGGATCTATTGGAAGATGCAGATTTCTCTATTAACGTCATTTCAAAATCTGGAACAACAACAGAGCCAGCGATTGCGTTCCGCATCTTTAAAAAGCTCCTCATTGAAAAATACGGTGCTGAAGAAGCGAAAAAACGTATTTATGCGACAACTGACAAGGCACGCGGTGCACTGAAAACATTAGCAACTGAAGAAGGCTACGAATCATTTATCATCCCTGATGATGTAGGTGGACGCTATTCTGTATTAACAGCAGTTGGTCTATTGCCAATCGCTGTGAGCGGTGCAGACATTGATCAGATGATGGAAGGCGCGGCAAAAGCAAGCGAAGACTTCGCTTCATCTGAGCTTTCTGAGAATGCGGCATACCAATATGCTGTCGTCCGTAATGTCCTTTACAATAAAGGCAGAACGATTGAAATGCTGATTAACTATGAGCCAGGCCTGCAATACTTTGCAGAATGGTGGAAGCAATTATTCGGTGAAAGTGAAGGAAAAGATGAAAAAGGAATTTATCCTTCATCTGCGAACTTCTCAACAGATCTTCATTCACTTGGTCAATATGTTCAAGAAGGAAGAAGAGACTTGTTTGAAACAATCGTCAATGTAGACAAACCTCGCCATGAGCTTGTCATTGAAGCAGAAGAACAAGACCTTGATGGCTTGAACTATCTAGCAGGAAAAACGGTTGATTTCGTTAATAAAAAAGCATTTGAAGGAACGATGCTTGCTCATACAGATGGAAAAGTACCGAATCTTATCGTCACAATTCCTGAGATGGATGCTTATACATTCGGATACCTCGTTTACTTCTTTGAGAAAGCATGTGCGATGTCTGGATATCTACTAGGCGTCAATCCATTCGACCAGCCTGGAGTAGAAGCTTATAAAGTGAATATGTTTGCTTTATTAGGAAAACCAGGCTTCGAAGAGAAAAAAGCCGAGCTTGAAAGCCGTCTAAAACAATCGTAA